The Terriglobales bacterium nucleotide sequence GGAGGAATTCACAATGAAGAAACTCAATTTTGTTCTTTCGATCACGGCAATGCTCATCTTCGGCGCAACCGCCTTTGCAGCCGCGCCGCAGGACGCGCAAAGCGGCCAACAGCCCAGTGCACAATCAAAAACAGGACACGGTCACGGAGCCGGCGAGGGCCAGGGTCGCGGAATGGGAATGAATCCGGATGCGATGCTCGAGCACATGTCCAAAGAACTGAATTTGACCGACGACCAGAAGACCAAGATCAAGCCGATCCTGGAAGACCAGTCAAAACAAATGCAGGACCTGCGCCAGAATACGTCCGCATCAGAACAAGACCGTCATGCCAAGATGAAACAGATTCACGAGAGCACGATGAGCCAGCTACGTCCGATCCTAACCTCCGATCAACAGAAGAAGCTGGACGAGATGATGAGCCATCGCGGTGAACACGGCCAGGAGCATCAGCACAGCGGCGACGCAACTACTCCAAAATAAAACAGCAGTATTTCGCCGCCAAAAATCGGGAACACATGGAACGCTTTCTCAGGTTCTGTATCCACAAGGGAAGCGTTCCGTCTGTCCCTCCAAGTTTCTGATACACAGCTTTAGAGCAACCACTAGCGCAACCCGAAGTATCTCGAGCACCAGCAACGCCGGATATTCAGAAACTTCAGAACGACTGGGCAATCTCCATGCGCGAATCCAGCGTAAGCGTCGGATAACGTGCTCCCCCGTCAGGTGGCTCGGGATGCTTGGCGGTTACGGTGAAGTCTGCTCCGTTACAGTCGATTGAGTAGGCGTAGCCATCGCGCTCGGTTCTCGACATGGCGAGGGAGCCGGAGGAGATAAGTTCGTCCAGCGGGATGCACTTCCCATTCTGGGAGACGTACATGCGCTCGCCCTGGCCAATCTGCATCAGATCGCTCTTGACGCCGGTGAGCGTAATCTGCTCCCTCGGCCTGCCAGAGACGGGGATCACCCTTCCCTGGAGATACATGAAATAGAGGCCAAAGCCCAGAGTAGCGGTGACCGATAAGACTCCTAGAATGCGCATGGCTACAGTCTGTGTTGGGTTGAATCGGGCCGCAAGGTTAAATCTTGGTCCGTAGCACGTTAGTAACTCGCAGGAGCGCACAAACAGAAAACACCGCATAAGCGGCGAGCTGGAGCGATGCGTTCGTGTGGTTGAGTTGCTCATAATCGGTGTTTCAACTCTGGGCTGAGCAGCTCTCCTGAGGTCCGCATAATTCCAAGGGCCTAAGGTCAACAGCAATGTCCCAAGGCGCTTGATTCACGGGATGATTCTCTCAACGGACGGCGAGCAGAACGGCGACGTACTGCCGCACTTTGCTGACCAAGCCGGGATCAGCCCTGGAGTGGAATTCGGTATTACGCGCGGCCCAATCCAAACTCTTCAATTGATCGACGAGCACAGCACCTTCGACTTGGTCAATCTTGACGGGCAGAGCAAACGGGTAGGGCTTGCGTTTGCTTGTCAAAGGGCAAACTATAGCCAGGCCGCTAGCCCGGTTGTATCGCTCATCGGTAAGCACTAGAGCAGGTCGTCGTTTGGCTTGCTCGCGACCGATCTGGGGATCGAAATCCATCATCACGATGTCCCCGACCTCGGGGACGTAGCGAGTTACCATTCAACAACTTCCTTCCCAACTTCAGCGCCAGTCGAGATCTCGCCGTATCGGTTTTCGGGAGTGATTTGGGATACCAGCTGTGCCAAGGTAGGCAACTTGGATGGCCGGCGTAATTCGACCAAGCCTTCAGCGGCGGCTTCGACCTCTAGCGAATCACCCTCCTTGAGCCTGGCCTTCTCAATCACCGCTTTTGGAATGCGAACGGCAAGACTATTGCCCCACTTCACCATTTGCGCCTTCATAAACCTCTTCCTCCTAACGATACATAGTATATCCCGTTGTATATATGTTGTATATACGAAGAGGAGTTGGCCACTACCGTTCGAACGGTGAGAACAGTTGATTTACGGGCTGTAATTAACAGGGAGAAAAACAGGGAGAAAAAGTTAGCGAAGCGCAAGAATTGCCGAAAATCGCCGTGTTTTGCGAATTTTTGACAATTCCACAAAAAATAACAGGGAAGGATCAGGGAGAGAACAGGGAGGGATCAGGGAGGGATTTGAAAAGAACAGGGAACATTTTGAGCGGAAGTTTGATTACTTCCGATTAGCCCGTCATCCGGGAGCAATCCTGGACTCGCGTTATACCGGCCAACTTCTCGACTGCTGACCACAGTGGGTCGATGACCAAACCGCGAGCAAATATCTGGCTAGCGCGATTTGCTGATGATGTTCCTGAGTAGCACGAGACCTGCTGAGGGCGATCACAACCTAGATGGGCATCGACTGAAATCTGGGCAACGCCGCCAGTGCTTCGGCGATGGCAGAGTTCTTTAGGTAGTAATCGGTGCTAACGTCGCGGCAGATCCATCAGCACTACGTCTGAGCGCTCCTGCACTCGTTCGACGACTAGGTCACGGCCATCCGGAGAGATGTCGAAGTCGCGGATGTCGAAATCTGGAGGGAAGTTGGTCAACTGTCGCTGGGCTCCAGTTGCCAGGTCTATGAGCCACAGATCCTGATCTGCGACAGCAAAGTACAGCATTCGACGGCAAACGACCGAAGTGCCTGTAATTCCGCTCATTACCGTTTGACCGCAAGGCCGAACTATCCGATTGTTGGCCGCACTTCCACCAATAGGAATGCAGCAATCAAGACACGAGCGATAGGGAGGAAATCGATAATGCGACGAACATCGACGTTTTGGCTGGCAATAGGTTTCGCGCTGATCTTGGCTCAAGCTGTGCATGCAGAATCCTGGCACGCGAAGGTCGGGGGCCAAAGTTTCGATGAGGGAGTGCAGGCGCTGGCGTTCCTGCCAAACGAAATGTGGATACACGCCGGGGACAGCATTACCTGGACTTTCTCTGCCAACGAGAATCATTCGGTAACGTTTCTGAAGGTCGGCCAAACACGTCCCACATTTGCGGCCGGCTGCCCCGGCGGCGCACCGCCAAGCGGCACAACACCGGATGGGTCCTCATTCGATGGCATGAACTGCGTAAACAGCGGATTGATCGCAACTCCCGGAACGACGTATACGGTCAACTTTCCCACTATAGGAAATTTCGTGATTGTGTGCCTGCTGCACGTAAACCAATCCGGGACGATCCATGTTCTTGACCAGTCGGCGCCGCTTCCGCACGATCAGGCGTTCTATGATCGCCAAGCCGCGGCAGAAGAACGCGATCTGCTCTTCGATAGAGACGGAGGACTTGCAGCCAAGCTGAGGGAGGGCGGCGCCAAAGGTTTGGATGATGACGATGCCCATGCTCACCAGGGCATGAAGATCGTAGTCATGGGTGCGGGAGAATATGCGCCAACGCCGGGCGGTGCGCAAAGTGTTTCACGAATGCGCTTTGGCCGAGAGAGCATCGCCATCCACGCAGGCCAGACCGTTGAGTGGGCCAGTTCGGACGTCAGCGGCCACTCTGTCCAGTTTGGGCCAGGAGCGTTTGGTCCACTCGATCCGCTGAAAGCCTCGCCTGGCTTGGTTGTATCTCGCGATGCTGACGGCACCGTGCATGCGATTCTCACCTCTACGAGCGATAACCTCTATTCCGGAAGGATTGCTCCGCAATCCCAGGAACGTACCGGATTGGGACAGCTCGCTCCGGGCGCCACTCGGTTCCGCGTGACGTTTACGACTCCGGGAACATATCCCTATATCTGCGCTTATCACGACGAAATCGGGATGAAGGGCGAAGTCATCGTTCGGCCGTGACTCTTCGCGAAATACCCCTAGCAGATCGTTGACGCGCGTGAGCGGCACTTGGGGGGTGTCGCTCGCGCTGCGCCTAGGGACCTTCAATGGGGAGGAGGTCGACAGATGCAACGAAAGTTGATGTGGACTGCCTTGACGACTGCAGCGCTGGTCATCCTCACATTTCAGCGCGCCGGGAGCAGTTCGGCGACCCCGCTGGATGCCAGATTCAGCTCAACAACGCTCGCAGTCGGTCGATTTAGTGAGATCAATGTTGCTCTCTCGAGCTTCACGGCGGCAGAGGATAACCGCATTCACTGGATCTCACGACAGCAGACGCGAGGATCGTCAGACTTGTATGTGCAAAGCACTGTCTGGCAGGCAGGAGGCAGTACCGGCTGGCACACCCATTCCGGACACAGTCTGATCATCGTTACGGCAGGTACGGTGACGGACTACGACGGCAACGATCCTGACTGCAAGCCGTACGTGTACAAGCAAGGCATGGGTTTCGTCGATCCACGGAGGTGACCACATCCACATCCTGCGGAACGAAACCGGCGCTGTGGCAAAAACCATCGCCGTCCAACTGATTCCGGCCGCAGCAAATGTCCACGTTGATGTTGCAGATCCCGGGCACTGCAGCTTCTGAAAAGGGAAGAAGACACAAGGACCCTCGGCTCGAACGAACCCAATTGGAAATTAGACCCGAATCTGCAATGGAGGGAAGAACCATGAAATCAGCAAAGGCGACCATTTTGGGCCTGTCTATCATCGTTCTGATCCCTTGAGCGTAGGTCGGTAACTCCCGAGTCGTCGGCAACTCGGAAGTTAAGCACACCGTCAACACGCTCGACCTCAGAGTATTTTGAATGAGCCCTGTATTCGCGCAGCTCACTGGCGTGCTGCTGAAGCGCTTCGATTTGGCAGAGTCTGAAGACCCGAGAGTGCTGCTTATGTTCGGCCGGATTCTCGAATCTCTTTGGTATCTGCGGTCAACAGCACGATGGCCGCAACGGCACAGGCAATTCCGAGACTGTGCTGAAGGCTTGCGCGTTCGCCAAACAGATGGGGTGTCAGGAAGGCCACGAGTACCGGATAGAGTGCACTCAAAGGTTCTACAATCGATACTTTCCCGCCGTGGCGCAGTGCCAACAACAGAGCCAGGAAGCCAAACGCACACAGAACTCCATTCGCGAGCGCCCAAATCAAACTTGAAGTCGGATATCTCCAGAAAACGTGAGGAAAGGCAACCGCCTGCAGCAGCATGAAGCCAATTGCTACCCACACTAATGCCGCGGCCGGGGCCAGGTGATCAGTCGCAAGCTTCTCAAACAGACCGAGCACACCCCAGGCGATCACTACGATGAGACAAAGCCCCAGCCAAAGGAAGAATTGCATAGAGTCTCAGAGCGAAAATAGAAGAATTGCTAGGCCGGAGAAGCAGAGGCCAGCGATCTGTGACCTGGTTAAGCGCTCCTTCAAGAACACGAGAGCGCATATGACCGTAATGGCCGGATAGAGCGAAGTAATTCCGGTTGTAGCTGCTGTGTTGTCGCCGGTTCGGTAGGCCGCGAACGATGCGAGTCCTCCGCCTGCCAGCAGTACGCCGCTGATCACCGAATAGAGCTTTCCTTTGCGGCTGGACTGCACACTCCCTTTTGCAAATCCTGCGATCCCGATGCTCACGAAAAGGAAGCCGAGCGCAGCGACGAACTGCATCGTTGATGGCGGAAGCTTCGACGATCCTACTTTTGCGGTGATCGCCCATGCTGTCCAGCACACGAGAGACATCAATGAGTACCAGAACCACTTAGCGCGCAAGCGTGTTGCGAATGGCAAGGCCGACTTCCGGAATGACTCGCCGCTCTGCCTGCGGTCGCCCTTCGTTCTGGCGCCAGGCCAGAATTCAAAAGAATCCAGCGTTGAAGATGAGACGGAGAGCCTCGTCTGCGGGAGACTGACGCTCGCGCCTGCGGACTGTATTTTGGGTTCCTCTACGACAGGCATGCAGCGTGGCTCCGGAAGTACAGCAATTCTTTGGGACAATCGTAACGAGGCGTCCGAAGCTCCGAAAGATCACTGAAGTTTGCAGGTCGATCTGAAGTTCTAGGATTAGCGCATAAATCCTGTGCCGACTAGCTTATCGGGGCCTGGTTACGGCAGTAACTCCCAGGCAATTGGAATACGTGCGAATCCACTTCTTAAGTATGTTTGGCGGGGTTGAGACATATTGCAGGCCTACCATTCGGCCGGAGTGCCAGCGAGGGGCTGCTTCGAGCGATATCGGGTCTGCGTCGTGCAAACTCCAGGTAAGGCGAATTCGTTGAGGAAGTTCGATCGTCCGCCGCAGGCGCACCGCCATTCCTCCGCATCCGACATTTACGGTAAGACCATTCAAAGCTATGGTGCCGGTATCGAGCGTCACTCTGGTCACGATCGGAATGCGGTCGCGTAGCGTCACGCGGCGGAAGATCAGCGGAGCGGTCTTGTCCACAGCCGCGCGAATTTCCGTGTCGGCGCATTGCTCCAGCAGGACATTGATGCGCAGATCGGGCAATCCTAGTATTTGCTGTTCGGATCCAACACCGAATATGAGACCACGACCGTCGACAAACTGGGGAAAAGCCTTTAGAGCGGCGATTGCCTTTTGGTTGATGGCGACGGCGCACGCGTTCACGAACTCCCCGTTGTGTGTGAGCTCACTGTCAGACGATGTGATCGTGACGGAGATATTGCGCTGTTCGAAGTAACTGGCGAACTTCTGTATTTTATCGGCGGAAACTTCGATCCCGAAAAGTCTTAAAGCTCGCCGATGCTGCTTGTCGGCAAAAGAAGAAAGACTGGTACCATTCGCGGCACTCGGCTTGACCGTCGCTGTCGTAGTCGCACCGTTGCCCCGGCTGCTCAATTTAGAACCGCACCTCGACTACCGCGGTGGTCTCACGCGGGACGGGCTCATACTTCCACTCTTTCAGCGACTCGATCGCAGCCTGTGCCAGAAGGGGATGACCGCCGATATATTCAGAACGGCGCACGCTGCCCTGCGGACTGATCCAAAGCTTAATCTTGACCATACCATGCAGATTCATCTGCTTCGCGATTTGCGGATATTGTGGGTCCTGCCTGGAGACGAGCTTTCGCTCTTTCCCATCCTGGGCTCCGACACTTCCAATCAGCAGGAGGCTAAGTAACATGATGTATCCGATGTTTCTCATTGATAACCTCAGAACACAAACCGCACTACTGCCTGCAGCAGACGCGGATCGCGAACGCGATCGACGTACCCAAAGGTACTTGTGTTGGTAATGTTTCCGTCAGGATTCAGGAACTGCGTATGGTTAAACAGATTGAATGCTTCACCCCGAACTTCCAGCTTCCATGACTCACGAATTGCAAACGCACGGTGCAAGCCCAAATCAAAGTTGAAAATTCCAGGCCCGCAGCAGATAGTCCGGGGAGCAGTACCGATCTGACCCAGCTGCGCATCCGTGAAGCTGGCGGGATCGAAATAGAGGCCTCCTGTCCGTTGTGGACTTAAGATGTGCAATGGAGCGATCTGGTCGGGTTCACCGGGCGCCAAGTAGTCGATACTACCCATGAGCTCTCGATCACTGGTGCTTGTGAATCGAATCGGGAATCCAGACTGGAACGTCGCAATACCTGAAGTGGACCACCCGTTCAGAATGCGGCGCGCCCAAAGACTTCCATGGAACTGTGGCAGGATCCAGTAATAGCTGACTACGGCGCGGCGTTCAGCGTCGAACAGCGACAGTGATCTGGATCTTGCCGGGTTCAACGGATTCACAATCTCTTCCACGCTCGACGCAGTATCGAGAGACTTACTCCACGTGTACGACGCCAGCAGTTCAAGGCCGTGAGAATAATTGTGCCGAACGAGTGCCTGGAACGAGTTATAGGCCGACTTTGCAACCGGCTGCATGGAAAAGATGCTGGTGAAAACGGGTATGCCGTCGGGAGGACATCCGGCGCCTGTCGTGGGAGCACAGAGAGGTGATGAGTATGGTCTGAGTCCTACCAGAGTGATGTCCGATGAATTGGGCCCGGTGATACTCGGTACAGATCCATACGGCAAGTGCAGAGTCACTCCTGCGGGAATCCCTCCCGCGGGAATCGTGTAGGAATTATCCGCGCCGTACGGACCACACGACTGTCCGGGGATGAGGTTCAGATCCAGACAGGTCTGCGCATTCCCAGGATTCTGATCCATGATGGCGAGCAGGCGGTGTCCCTGGCTGCCGACATATCCCAGCTGCAGAAGCGTGTTCTGGGAGATCTCACGCTGCAACGTCAGGTGATATTGCTCCGCGTATTGACTCGGCAGAGTCTTTGGAAAGTTACCGAATAGTTCGATCGGCCGGAACATAGAGAAATCAACTGGAGTTCCCGGAACGGGATTCAAGACGCCATGGAATGGATTCGGATTTGCCGTTCCGTCCTGCGCCAAGAATGGAGTGTTGAAGAACGGATTGGAGAGAAACGCACTTCCACCAAACGGAGGCTGCGCCGTGAACTGGGCCTGAACCAGCTCTTCCACTCCGTCGTAGAACATGCCCCAGCCAGCGCGAACGCTCGATCGTCCGGGACCTCCGGTTAATTTCGCCAGCGGCCCGCTGCTCCAATTCGGCGACCATGCCAGGCCCAGGCGCGGAGCGAAAGATTTCTTGTACGTGTTTGTCAGTCCAGCGGGAACGCCAGGGTCTCCGGGAAATACCAGTCCAAACGGGAACACTGCATTCGCCGGTCCTTGTGAAGAACAGTCGCTGCTGCCGAACGTGGTTGCTAGAGGATTACCCACATCCAGTTGGCATGGATACATCGCGCTCGCTTGTCCGGGACGGAAAGCCTGTATCCGTTTTCCAGCATCGGCTTGTGGCGTCATCAACTCCCAGCGCAGTCCATAGTTGAAGGAAAGATTCCGTCGAACTCGCCAGTTGTCTTGTCCGAAGAAGGCTACTTGAGCGGTGCGCACATCTTGCGCGTTGGATGAGCCTTGAGCATACGTGTCGGGAAGTCCAAGCAGATAATTCGGAAACAGATTGGCGTAGCCAACATCGTTGGGGCCACCGCCGCTGAATTCGATGTCACCGTTGATGTTGTAGGCGAAGATCTGCGCCATTCGTTCATTTCGCCAGTCGCTGCCGACTTTCAATGTATGCTGGCCAAGCACGCGCGTGAATGCATCGGAAGCCTCGTATACGTTTGCTCCCTGCGAGAAGCTTCCATTTTTGTTATTACCGATGGTGAAGCCGCCTGCGATGTTAACGAATGGCGTGCCTTCACGATTTGCCCCATAGCCGGGAGTAATTCCTAATTCGGGATTGCCAGGAGCGGTGAAGCACGAGGTGGAGGGCACCTTCACGCAGGAGTCCTGCACGAGGTGCGTGGCTTGCGGCGACTGGAACTTGCCCTGTCCCTGGCGGAAATACGCGAGTCGCGCCTCGTTTGTGCTCTTCGCATTCACGGCCCAGCTGTGGAACAGACTCAGTTGCTGGAAACGGCTGGCTGTCTGGTCTCCAAAGCCCGGTATGCTCGCTCCATCTCCCTGGAAGGTTGAAAATGGATTAAGAATGTTGCCATCGGCGACGTAATAATAAAGAGCAAGCTTCTGCTGGCTGCTGAAGTTGTGATCAAACCGCAACGTGCCCTGATCTTGTCTCTGATTGGAATTCGCAGTCGTCCGGTAACTGTTCGTACCCAGGTTCGGCAGCGGTATCAGCGACGAAAGAAGATCGTTCGCAGTCGGATCAAAACACTGCGCTGGAATTGTATTATTCGGGAAGATGCTCGCATATGGTGTGTTCCCCGCGATCTGAGCTCCACCAGCGGCGGCTACCGCGGCTGCGCAGCCGGGTCGCGCATTCAGCACTTGAGCGACGGTGGCATCGCTCAGCGTGCCGGCAAACCCGGCTCCGGCGGAGAAATCGCCAATCCTCTCTTGTGCCGTGGGTACGGGAACAACATTCGAGGTGACGCCCTTGGTTACGTGCCGCCCTTCATACGAGGCAAAGAAGAACGTCTTGTCCTTGCGGATCGGACCGCCCAAGGTGCTCCCGAACTCATTTTGTCGAAACTCGTTCTTTTGTGGATCGAAGTAGCCGCGGGCGTTGAGCGAGTCGTTGCGAATAAAGTCGTAAGCTGTTCCGTGAAAGCTGTTGGTTCCTGACTTCGTGACCACATTCAACACTGAACCAGAGTTGTTTCCCAATTCGGCGTCGTAGTTGTGGGATATAACGCG carries:
- a CDS encoding type II toxin-antitoxin system PemK/MazF family toxin translates to MVTRYVPEVGDIVMMDFDPQIGREQAKRRPALVLTDERYNRASGLAIVCPLTSKRKPYPFALPVKIDQVEGAVLVDQLKSLDWAARNTEFHSRADPGLVSKVRQYVAVLLAVR
- a CDS encoding AbrB/MazE/SpoVT family DNA-binding domain-containing protein yields the protein MKAQMVKWGNSLAVRIPKAVIEKARLKEGDSLEVEAAAEGLVELRRPSKLPTLAQLVSQITPENRYGEISTGAEVGKEVVEW
- a CDS encoding plastocyanin/azurin family copper-binding protein, which translates into the protein MRRTSTFWLAIGFALILAQAVHAESWHAKVGGQSFDEGVQALAFLPNEMWIHAGDSITWTFSANENHSVTFLKVGQTRPTFAAGCPGGAPPSGTTPDGSSFDGMNCVNSGLIATPGTTYTVNFPTIGNFVIVCLLHVNQSGTIHVLDQSAPLPHDQAFYDRQAAAEERDLLFDRDGGLAAKLREGGAKGLDDDDAHAHQGMKIVVMGAGEYAPTPGGAQSVSRMRFGRESIAIHAGQTVEWASSDVSGHSVQFGPGAFGPLDPLKASPGLVVSRDADGTVHAILTSTSDNLYSGRIAPQSQERTGLGQLAPGATRFRVTFTTPGTYPYICAYHDEIGMKGEVIVRP
- a CDS encoding EamA family transporter, with protein sequence MQFFLWLGLCLIVVIAWGVLGLFEKLATDHLAPAAALVWVAIGFMLLQAVAFPHVFWRYPTSSLIWALANGVLCAFGFLALLLALRHGGKVSIVEPLSALYPVLVAFLTPHLFGERASLQHSLGIACAVAAIVLLTADTKEIRESGRT
- a CDS encoding EamA family transporter, with protein sequence MPFATRLRAKWFWYSLMSLVCWTAWAITAKVGSSKLPPSTMQFVAALGFLFVSIGIAGFAKGSVQSSRKGKLYSVISGVLLAGGGLASFAAYRTGDNTAATTGITSLYPAITVICALVFLKERLTRSQIAGLCFSGLAILLFSL
- a CDS encoding PilZ domain-containing protein, whose product is MSSRGNGATTTATVKPSAANGTSLSSFADKQHRRALRLFGIEVSADKIQKFASYFEQRNISVTITSSDSELTHNGEFVNACAVAINQKAIAALKAFPQFVDGRGLIFGVGSEQQILGLPDLRINVLLEQCADTEIRAAVDKTAPLIFRRVTLRDRIPIVTRVTLDTGTIALNGLTVNVGCGGMAVRLRRTIELPQRIRLTWSLHDADPISLEAAPRWHSGRMVGLQYVSTPPNILKKWIRTYSNCLGVTAVTRPR
- a CDS encoding energy transducer TonB, yielding MRNIGYIMLLSLLLIGSVGAQDGKERKLVSRQDPQYPQIAKQMNLHGMVKIKLWISPQGSVRRSEYIGGHPLLAQAAIESLKEWKYEPVPRETTAVVEVRF
- a CDS encoding carboxypeptidase regulatory-like domain-containing protein, whose amino-acid sequence is MRKPHLLAAGAALLLAASAFAQNSGDLRGSVHDKDGKPVVSAFVIAQDSHSAVIRAASTNEAGDFEIAALPVGEYSLQVTAEGHPKLELHDVHLGIGQAVNLNLVLGLGNPRDPIDHSGKTGANIESTNTQLGVVMDDTAVSKLPLKARDTYELLQLQPGVQSTVGANLFYGSNQPGVVSVSGGRARSNVYNVNGTHGAELFVNAPAVQPSPDSIQEFRVISHNYDAELGNNSGSVLNVVTKSGTNSFHGTAYDFIRNDSLNARGYFDPQKNEFRQNEFGSTLGGPIRKDKTFFFASYEGRHVTKGVTSNVVPVPTAQERIGDFSAGAGFAGTLSDATVAQVLNARPGCAAAVAAAGGAQIAGNTPYASIFPNNTIPAQCFDPTANDLLSSLIPLPNLGTNSYRTTANSNQRQDQGTLRFDHNFSSQQKLALYYYVADGNILNPFSTFQGDGASIPGFGDQTASRFQQLSLFHSWAVNAKSTNEARLAYFRQGQGKFQSPQATHLVQDSCVKVPSTSCFTAPGNPELGITPGYGANREGTPFVNIAGGFTIGNNKNGSFSQGANVYEASDAFTRVLGQHTLKVGSDWRNERMAQIFAYNINGDIEFSGGGPNDVGYANLFPNYLLGLPDTYAQGSSNAQDVRTAQVAFFGQDNWRVRRNLSFNYGLRWELMTPQADAGKRIQAFRPGQASAMYPCQLDVGNPLATTFGSSDCSSQGPANAVFPFGLVFPGDPGVPAGLTNTYKKSFAPRLGLAWSPNWSSGPLAKLTGGPGRSSVRAGWGMFYDGVEELVQAQFTAQPPFGGSAFLSNPFFNTPFLAQDGTANPNPFHGVLNPVPGTPVDFSMFRPIELFGNFPKTLPSQYAEQYHLTLQREISQNTLLQLGYVGSQGHRLLAIMDQNPGNAQTCLDLNLIPGQSCGPYGADNSYTIPAGGIPAGVTLHLPYGSVPSITGPNSSDITLVGLRPYSSPLCAPTTGAGCPPDGIPVFTSIFSMQPVAKSAYNSFQALVRHNYSHGLELLASYTWSKSLDTASSVEEIVNPLNPARSRSLSLFDAERRAVVSYYWILPQFHGSLWARRILNGWSTSGIATFQSGFPIRFTSTSDRELMGSIDYLAPGEPDQIAPLHILSPQRTGGLYFDPASFTDAQLGQIGTAPRTICCGPGIFNFDLGLHRAFAIRESWKLEVRGEAFNLFNHTQFLNPDGNITNTSTFGYVDRVRDPRLLQAVVRFVF